From Streptomyces zhihengii, the proteins below share one genomic window:
- a CDS encoding thioesterase II family protein codes for MSRTGQWFHPVEPSPDASVRLFLLPHAGSGAIIYRDWEKLLPADIAAQAVTLPGRHNRRTETMYEDWDPLVEALHEAVLDELDDRPFAFFGHCLGAQLAFRLTTRMEEEGGPSPVMVGMSGWSPVGWYAPTEEQSRMPEPELVEWIKRLGSFPAEVYDNPAMLALVVPALRADLRVAAQYVDDAAGVRCSLASYGGRSDPLQEDPEAMKEWAERSPAYLGHSEYPGGHFYIDAHAQAVTAHFAQRLQRVVASAAR; via the coding sequence ATGTCCCGGACCGGCCAGTGGTTCCACCCCGTCGAGCCGTCCCCCGACGCCTCCGTACGGCTGTTCCTGCTGCCGCACGCGGGCAGCGGCGCCATCATCTACCGCGACTGGGAGAAGCTGCTCCCGGCCGACATCGCCGCCCAGGCGGTGACCCTGCCCGGCCGCCACAACCGCCGGACCGAGACCATGTACGAGGACTGGGACCCGCTGGTCGAGGCCCTCCACGAGGCCGTGCTCGACGAGCTCGACGACCGGCCGTTCGCCTTCTTCGGACACTGCCTCGGCGCCCAGCTCGCCTTCCGGCTGACCACCCGGATGGAGGAGGAGGGCGGACCGTCCCCCGTCATGGTCGGCATGTCCGGCTGGTCGCCGGTGGGCTGGTACGCGCCCACCGAGGAGCAGAGCCGGATGCCGGAGCCCGAGCTCGTCGAGTGGATCAAGCGCCTGGGGTCTTTCCCCGCCGAGGTCTACGACAACCCGGCGATGCTCGCCCTGGTGGTCCCGGCACTGCGGGCCGACCTCAGGGTCGCCGCGCAGTACGTGGACGACGCGGCGGGCGTGCGCTGCTCGCTGGCCTCCTACGGGGGCCGCTCCGATCCGCTCCAGGAGGACCCGGAGGCCATGAAGGAGTGGGCGGAGCGCAGCCCGGCCTACCTCGGCCACAGCGAGTACCCCGGCGGCCACTTCTACATCGACGCCCACGCCCAGGCCGTCACGGCGCACTTCGCCCAGCGGCTGCAACGGGTCGTCGCCTCGGCCGCCCGCTGA
- a CDS encoding LLM class flavin-dependent oxidoreductase, protein MDAERPGPAPQGARTSAGRATDETLTHDRPQSPGGPLRIGILLPTREQAINGSYAAAPLLDFARRAESLGFDSLWAGDSLTARPRLDPLVVLSAAAAATERITVGTAALTPALRHPLIGANMVASLGHVARDRLVLGLGSGFPMPETEQEFASVGASFTGRVGRLDEIADLWRTAWSAGEPGRPTGFQGKYWQADRLDRLPSPATPGGPPLWLAGSDTPKVLARAATRYDGWLPFLPDADAYGRATRRIAELAAEAGRGPGAVTPALYATITVDSDAGAAKAELEHYIRHYYGRSLDQMSAIQAYGWGSAEQCAEWLGGYVRAGARHLVLRIGSLEPEAQLKEVAEVLLPAVREIDRTLTQGETTP, encoded by the coding sequence ATGGACGCCGAACGGCCCGGCCCCGCCCCGCAAGGGGCGCGGACATCCGCGGGACGAGCGACCGACGAGACGCTCACCCACGACCGCCCGCAGTCCCCGGGCGGACCCCTGCGCATCGGAATCCTGCTCCCCACCAGGGAGCAGGCCATCAACGGCAGCTACGCGGCGGCCCCCCTCCTGGACTTCGCCCGCCGGGCGGAGAGCCTCGGCTTCGACTCCCTGTGGGCCGGCGACTCCCTGACCGCCCGTCCCCGTCTCGACCCCCTCGTCGTGCTCTCCGCCGCCGCGGCCGCCACCGAGCGGATCACCGTCGGCACCGCCGCCCTCACCCCCGCCCTGCGGCACCCGCTGATCGGCGCCAACATGGTGGCGAGCCTCGGCCATGTCGCACGCGACCGCCTGGTCCTCGGGCTCGGCTCCGGATTCCCGATGCCCGAGACGGAGCAGGAGTTCGCCTCCGTCGGAGCCTCCTTCACCGGCCGGGTCGGCCGCCTCGACGAGATCGCCGACCTCTGGCGCACCGCCTGGTCCGCGGGCGAACCGGGCCGCCCCACCGGCTTCCAGGGGAAGTACTGGCAGGCCGACCGGCTCGACCGGCTGCCGAGCCCCGCCACCCCCGGCGGCCCGCCGCTGTGGCTGGCGGGCAGCGACACCCCGAAGGTGCTCGCCCGCGCGGCCACCCGCTACGACGGCTGGCTGCCCTTCCTGCCGGACGCCGACGCGTACGGCAGAGCCACCCGGCGGATCGCCGAACTGGCCGCCGAAGCGGGCCGCGGACCCGGCGCCGTGACCCCCGCGCTCTACGCGACGATCACCGTCGACAGCGACGCCGGCGCCGCCAAGGCGGAACTGGAGCACTACATCCGCCACTACTACGGGCGCTCGCTCGACCAGATGTCGGCCATCCAGGCCTACGGCTGGGGCAGCGCGGAGCAGTGCGCCGAATGGCTCGGCGGCTACGTCCGCGCCGGCGCCCGCCACCTCGTCCTGCGCATCGGCTCCCTCGAACCGGAGGCGCAGCTCAAGGAGGTCGCGGAGGTGCTGCTCCCCGCAGTCCGCGAGATCGACCGGACCCTCACCCAAGGAGAGACGACACCGTGA
- a CDS encoding fatty acid--CoA ligase yields MTIADNASWTLAHTSRAHAGSRPHHAAIVCEGRTTTYGKLHRESNRAAHALHASGVRRGDRVAYLGRESENYYLVILACAKVGAVLVPVNWRLTPDEVDHILRDSGAVLLFVDDEFWDTAAKVRPHLPEFHTVIRVDGTDAEGEPARGAGLPAWYACLPDTELETGAGPDDAVVQIYTSGTTGLPKGAVLAHRSFFTLPRAMREHGAAWIDWLPEDVALISLPGFGIAGIGWFMHTFNAGGTSVIMPQFDPQEAVRLIRAHRVTTTFAAPAMLQMMAGERTAGPDAFVSLRKVCYGAAPMSETLLKQCLETFDCEFAQIYASTETGSVAVCLPPEDHYPGSPVLESVGRPCPGNEVKVVAPDGTVLPPGAIGQICVRAPSRMLGYWNLPEATGRTLVGEWLHMGDAGYLDEDGYLYLCDRMNDTIIVAGQNIYPAEVEKALAAHPAVADSAVVGLPDDRWGEAVHAAVVLRPGATATPRELLLFLRGTLADYKIPGGYHIVDALPRNPSGKILRRAVRERLAAPARDPLV; encoded by the coding sequence ATGACCATCGCGGACAACGCCAGTTGGACGCTCGCCCACACCTCCCGCGCCCACGCCGGCAGCCGCCCGCACCACGCGGCGATCGTCTGCGAGGGCCGGACCACCACCTACGGCAAGCTGCACCGTGAGAGCAACCGCGCGGCCCACGCCCTGCACGCCAGCGGTGTGCGGCGCGGCGACCGGGTCGCCTACCTCGGGCGCGAGTCGGAGAACTACTACCTCGTCATCCTCGCCTGCGCCAAGGTCGGCGCGGTCCTCGTCCCGGTCAACTGGCGGCTCACCCCGGACGAGGTCGACCACATCCTGCGCGACTCGGGCGCCGTCCTGCTCTTCGTCGACGACGAGTTCTGGGACACCGCCGCCAAGGTCCGCCCCCATCTGCCCGAGTTCCACACGGTGATCCGTGTCGACGGCACCGACGCCGAGGGGGAGCCGGCCCGCGGCGCCGGGCTGCCCGCCTGGTACGCGTGCCTGCCGGACACCGAGCTGGAGACCGGCGCCGGGCCCGACGACGCGGTCGTGCAGATCTACACCAGCGGCACCACCGGGCTGCCCAAGGGGGCCGTGCTCGCCCACCGCAGCTTCTTCACCCTGCCCCGGGCGATGCGCGAGCACGGCGCCGCCTGGATCGACTGGCTGCCCGAGGACGTGGCCCTGATCTCGCTGCCGGGCTTCGGCATCGCGGGCATCGGCTGGTTCATGCACACGTTCAACGCCGGCGGCACCAGCGTCATCATGCCGCAGTTCGATCCGCAGGAGGCCGTCCGCCTGATCCGCGCCCACCGGGTCACCACCACCTTCGCCGCGCCCGCCATGCTCCAGATGATGGCGGGCGAGCGGACGGCGGGTCCGGACGCGTTCGTCTCCCTGCGCAAGGTCTGCTACGGGGCCGCCCCGATGTCGGAGACGCTGCTGAAGCAGTGTCTGGAGACCTTCGACTGCGAGTTCGCCCAGATCTACGCCAGCACCGAGACCGGCAGTGTGGCGGTGTGCCTGCCGCCCGAGGACCACTACCCGGGCAGCCCGGTCCTGGAGTCCGTCGGCCGTCCCTGCCCCGGCAACGAGGTGAAGGTCGTCGCCCCGGACGGCACCGTACTGCCGCCCGGGGCCATCGGCCAGATCTGCGTCCGCGCGCCCTCCCGGATGCTCGGCTACTGGAACCTCCCGGAAGCCACCGGCCGCACCCTGGTGGGGGAGTGGCTGCACATGGGCGACGCCGGCTACCTCGACGAGGACGGCTACCTGTACCTCTGCGACCGCATGAACGACACCATCATCGTCGCCGGGCAGAACATCTACCCGGCCGAGGTCGAGAAGGCGCTCGCGGCGCACCCCGCCGTCGCGGACTCCGCCGTCGTCGGGCTGCCCGACGACCGCTGGGGCGAGGCGGTGCACGCCGCCGTGGTCCTGCGCCCCGGTGCCACCGCGACCCCCCGGGAGCTCCTGCTGTTCCTGAGAGGCACCCTCGCCGACTACAAGATCCCCGGCGGCTACCACATCGTCGACGCCCTGCCCCGCAACCCGTCGGGCAAGATCCTGCGCCGCGCCGTGCGGGAGCGGCTCGCGGCCCCGGCACGCGACCCGCTGGTCTGA